The genomic segment CACACATTTGATATTGAATATATTTTCTATAAAGTTTAAAATTATTTTACAACTAGTAAAATCATAAAAAATAAAATAAAAAACGTAAGGAATTTTTTGATTTATGAAAAGAAAGGGATTTTTCGGTATTATGCGGGGTTACTTTGTGTGTATCATTAATCGGATCTATATTTCCTAATCATGCTATTGCATCAGTCACAACACAAGAAAAAGGATTCATTTTTCCAAATACAGTAAAGCTAGGTGGTATCGCGAAACAACAAACGTCCGTAGCCTCTTACCATATTTATAAATCCGATACCACATTAGGCGCTGGAACAGTCACACCATGGGGAGCAAAAAATATTTATGAAGTCGATTTCGCGGATTATATAAAGGGGGATAAATTAGGTAACTATAGCACATATTAAATAATTCAAATGAGGAAACATCAACTGCGTTATTAGTCGGTGTTTCCTTTTGAGGAGAAATAACAATGATAGAAATTACTGATTTAACAAAAAGATATGGTAAACATATTGTGTTTAAAGATTTGAACATTACCTTTCCTAAAAACAAATTCACTCTCATAACTGGACCCAATGGTTCTGGGAAAACAACGTTATTAAAATGTCTTCTCGGTCTAGAAAGATATACGGGAATCATTAAATTTTCCAATAGATGCATCTATGATATTTTAGATGATGTCCAAGTTGTTTATGATAATTGTCCACTTTATGCTAATTTGTCCGGCTATCAAAATATCAATTTACTAGGTAATAACATCCTAGATCAAGTTGAAGAACTTCTGCCAAATATACGAATCCCTCTTGCAAATCAGTGATATCTTGAAAAATTCAGATCAACTAATGACAATTATAGCTATCGGTTATTCTCTTGAGTTTTATTCTCCACTAGTAAATCATCTTGTAATCATTAAAAATAACACGGTTGTGTCACAAGAAGTTTTAACGTTTAGTGGAGGTGGTTTGGTTGATCTCTACAAACAAAATATTTAATTGCTATAAAGACGAACTTAAATATCAAATATACTCCAAAACATTATTACTTATTTTCATAATAACTATCGGCCTTTCAACTCTTAATCTATTTGGGCTTGTAAGTAAAGCAGAGGGTACATATGATGTTTATGTTAAAACTTACAATGAGTTTAAAGATGCTGGCATAGATGTTGAAGCCATGTTAAAAAGCCCAATTAACCGAGATATAAAACAAAACGGGTCAGATCGATTGACTAAGGTAGATAATCCTGTACGCTTTCAATTTGAAGAGGCTGGAGCAGCGAGCCAACTCTTAAAAGGTACTAATATAATTACGAATACTCTTGAATGGTTGGACTTTGTCTTTTTCCCTATCATATTCACTTTATTAGGAATACATTTTGTTTCCTATGATTACAAATATAAAACATACAAACTAAAAGTTATTAAAGCCAAATGGAATAAACTATTTGCAGGAAAGCTTTTTGCTTTATTTACTTGCACATTTTTTATATTTATCTTCACTTTAATTGCCTCATATATGATAGGACTTTATTTTCATTCACAAGTAGTTAATCGAATTCCAATCGAGCAATTTTCAAGCTTGCCTCAAATCGAAAATAACAAGTTTATTATACAATTGGTATTCAGTTTGTTTATTTGCATCTTTTTCTCACTAATCGGTTTTTTAATGGGTATCTTATTTAAAAGCTTTATATTACCGACGATCATTTTTCTAGTTTTCAATTTACTTCTCCCTGTCCTTGGAAAATATGATATTAGGAATATGATTGCCATCATCTCACATGAAATTTTTGAGTTTAAAGGCCGATTTATACTTTTCATGCCTGCTTATATTCCGCTCTATCAATCCATTATGTTATTAGTCTCAATAACTTGTTTTATGATAGCTACTTCTTTCTTTTATCTTTATAAACAAGGAATATACTATAATTAGATGCTATTCCCCTCTTAATTCCTATTTATTAATGATCAAGAACCCACCCCTTCCTTGATAGAGGGTGGGTTTTTTGATTATTTGGAGCCATATACCTGAGTGGCTCCAACCATATATTTTTCAGCTTTCTACCTGAAAATTTATTTCACAATACTCTCAAGCACATCATCAATCATCTGCGAGTTGGCAATCGTTCCTGTATACAGCCAACTGGCGTTGTTGTCATACGCGTAGACGTTGTTATTTTTAACCGCAGGAATGCCCTGCCAGATTGGATCGCTCAAAATTTCCTCTTTCGTCGCTTCCCTGCTGTTCACAATAAACAGGTAATCGGCGTCCAGCTCGGCCAGCTTCTCCTTGGAAATCGCACTCCAATTCGCCTTCGCTGTCGACGATATTTCCGCAACAACATTCGGAACGGTTAAGCCCAGATCCCGATAAAGCAAATCGCCGCTGGATAAGTTTTGGTTGACGACGTACACATTTTTAGCCGTAACCCAGAGAACCGCAGCCGACTTGTCACCAATCGCCTGTTGCAGCTTTTCCTTGGCATCCGCTGCTTTCGCTTCATAATCAGCCAGCACCTGCTTCGCTTCCTCGCTCTTATTCAGCACTTCGCCTACCGTCAGCAGCTCCTGCCGCCAATCATTGTTGACATCGCTGCCTACCGTATAGGTTGGGGCAATTTTAGCATATTGAGCATACTTATCTCCCATTACCATTTCCGCATTGTCGATAATAATAAGATCAGGCTGGTAGCTCATCACGACTTCATAGGGAAGCTCGGACGGAATAGCAGGGATATTCGCCAGCTCCTTCTGCAAATAATTTTGCACCTTCCCATCACTGACCGACCACTGAGCAACCGGAATAACGCCTAGCGCCACCAAATGATCTTCCAGATAAGAGGCTATAACCCGTTTAGGATTAGCCGGAACCTTTACTTCATTGCCCAAACCATCCTTCAGTGTCCGCTCACTCGCTGTCTGTTCCGCTGCATTGCTGCTTGCGGCTGGCGCAGTGCCATTTGTCGCTGGAGAATTTGCCGGACTTGCGCATGCACTGACCAATAAAGTCATCGCAAGCAGCATCATAATGGCAATGGATTGTTTCGAACCTCTGTTCATTTTTAATGCCCCTTCACTACTATTTTGATAATGATTATCACCAATAACAGTATGCCCGCTGCGTCTTCTCGACACAATAGGGTATCGGGACATCAATAATGGATTATAAGGGCGTTTTCGCGGAGCGCTCGCTTCCGTTTTATAATGGATCGGCGAAATGCCTGTATGCTTTTTAAAAATGCGACTGAAAAAATAGACGTCCGGATAACCGACACCGGCAGCGATTTCCTGTAAAGTTCCCTCCGTGCTCGTCAGCAGCTCCTTCGCCTTCTCGATACGAAGCTGGATGAGATAATCGATCGGACTATGCTGGATTTGATTTTTGAATAGGCGTGTTAAATGCCTTGGCGTGCACTCCAGCACCTTCGCCAGCCGCTCCAGTGTAATGGCCTCGGCATAATGCTCATGGATGAACCTGACCGCCTGGGCGACCAGATCCGCTTTTATAACGGAAACCTCCTGCTCACTGAGCTGCTGCATCCATTCGTATATAAAATCGTAAAACAATGTTTTCACATGCAGCTCGGCAAGCTTGCCGCCCTTGTGAAACTCCTCGTCCAGCTGCTTCAGCTTCTCATAAAGAGCTATTGGAAAAGCAGGCGTAACGCCGTATTGCATGCGAAAAGGATTTTTCTCCAGCAGCCGCTGTTTCTCCGGCATATTCAGAAGCGGCTGAACCGCTTTGTAGAGAATGAGATAATATTCAAAAAGCTCCTCCGTCGAGCGAATATCCAAATAGAAGCCTTTTCCGCCATGCAGCAATTGAAATTTTTTGAATGCATACTCCCGGTTGTCCAATGCGACCGCCGCACTGCCTCGCAGTGCAAACAAAAACGCATGGGCCGGAAGCCGATAGGCGCTAAGCGCTTCCCCTAGCTTCATTTTTATATGCCGAACGTCCATTACTTTAATGGCGCTATGCGTGAACCAATAAAGCTGCTCGTCGATATTTATCTTGTCATTCATGACTTCCACCCTATCTTCACTCCTTGCTCTAACGCTCCACTCGTCTATATTTGAAAAAACGGACAAAAAAGCAAAAAACAGGCCAATCATGGTAATATCTAACCATAATCGAACTGTTTCATGCAACTAACTTTGATACCTTTAAATGTTGAAGGACTGAGGTTCCGCTTTTTTGGGCTTTTGACTCGATTTCAGGCCATAAGCGGACAGGAAATCCGTTATTGCCCTCAATATCCCGTCAAAATGGCTTATGGCCGTGCATTAGCTGCCCCTGAGTCCGCAGCCTGTGCCATATCCGTGATTTTGCCGTAATAGCGGCTGTTTTGTCCGTCAAACCTCCTGAAACTTCCTGAAACCTTCTAAAATTTCCTAATCACCGAGCGGTACATGAGGAACAGGAAATACGGACTGCCAATCAGCATAATAATTAGGCCTGACGGAATTTCTTTCGGCGCCATGATCGTTCTTCCGAGCGTATCGGCAATGACGAGCAGCAAGCCGCCGAGCAGTCCTGACAAAATAATGGAGCGTCTCGTGTGATGCCCAATCATCATGCGCACGACATGCGGCGCCATAAGTCCAAGAAAACCTATCGTACCTACGCTCGCAACAGCTCCCGCTGCCAGCAAAACGCCGATAATCATCGCCCAGAGACGCGTTCCTCGAACCGGAAGGCCAAGGCCTACCGAACTTTCATCGCCAAACGCCAGCAAATCAAATTTCCGTCCTAAATAGTAGGCAACCGGTAAAAGGATAAGCAGAAACAGCATAATGCTATAAAATTGGTTCCAGCCTCGCCCATAGGTCGTGCCCGTTAACCATATTAGCGCTGTACTGTTCCACAGGCTCGCCTTGACGATCATCGCCTGTATGCCCGCAGCGCCGATTGCCGATACTGCGATGCCAAGCAAAATAAGAACAGACGGATTTAAGGATTTGCGCCATGCTAAGAAAAATACAAAGGCTGCGGCAACAATCCCGCCTGCAATTGCAGCAAACGGAAGGGCGAAGATTGTTAAATTCGGCAGTGCAACCAATACGATTAGCGCGCCAAACCCCGCCCCTGACGTTACGCCAATAATTGAGGCGTCGGCCAGCGGATTTCGGACGGCGCTTTGAATCAAGACGCCGCTAATTGCAAGCGCAATACCGCCTCCAGCCGCAACAAGCGTACGCGGGAGCCTTAAATTCAGCAGCACAGAATAGGAGGAGTCTCCTCCACCGGCAAGGCTGCCCAGCAAATCGGCAATCGGTATTCTCGTTCCCCCAAGCGACAAGCTTACAAGAATGATAACGATGAGCAGCGCTGCCATGAATATAGCAGTCGGAGCAAAGCGCATGCGCAGCGCTACCCCGCCGATGTTCATAGATGACTGCCCAGAGCCTGCTCCGGATATATTTTTCATCTTGGCGAGTACGAGCCAAATGAGCCAAGGCGCACCAATAATCGCCATGACCGCGCCAACTGGCATTTCCCCTAAATTGCTCCGTACCATACGAGCAAGCAAATCCGCCGCCGTAATGAGCAGCGCTCCCCACAATGCGCTGGCAGGAATGAGCAGGCGATGCTTGCGAATACCGCTAAGCCGGACAAGATGGGGAGCTACCAAACCAACGAAGCCAATCGGGCCAACTACACTGACTACAATGGCAGCCAGCAGTACCGAGAGGCCAAGCCCCATTGCCCGTGTTAATCCTACACGCTGCCCAAGCGAACGCGCAGTAGACTCGTCGAGCTCCAAGGCATCAAATTGCCTTCCTGCGAGCAGCGCGATCCCAAGCAGGGCAATGACGAAAGGCCATGCATATTCGACGCCGCTCCAGTTCAGCTGAATCAAGGAGCCTGAGCCCCATAAAAATAAATTTTGCGTTTCCGTTTGCTTAAAAATTTGAATGGCCGTTGTAAACGCCCCAAGCACCATAGATACGATCATGCCTGATAAGGCAAGTCTGATAGGTGTGGCCTTCCGGCCGCCGCTCAGGAAATAGGCTATTAACGCCGCCAGCAAACCTCCCGCCGCCGCCAGCAAAAATGGGAACTGCTGCTGCAGAGCAGGAAAAGCTACCACGCCAAGGACAACCATAAAATAAGCCCCGGCATTGATACCTAATGTATCGGAGGCAGCGAGCGGATTTTTCGTTATCGTTTGCAGTAAAGCACCAGCCGCAGCGAGCGCGGCACCAGCTAAAATACCTATAACCGTGCGCGGCATACGGATATCCCAGAGCAGATTATGCTCCATTATATCCTGGCGGCCGAGCAACCCCTCTAATACGGTAGCTGCCGGGATTTTGGCCTCCCCGAAGCAAAGGCTTAAAATCGATAATACGAAAAGGGCGGCAATGCCGCCCCCAAATATTCCAATTACCCGCCAGGTCATTCTGATAGCAGCTTCATTGTTAAGATTTTCGTTCATCGTGCCACTCATTTCGTTAATGTATTTACAACTTCATCAACGATCACTTTAGAGGAGATTGGACCGCCGAACACCCAGGTCGCGCTATCTAATCCGAAGAAACGTTTTTCCTTAACGAAGGCAAGACCGTTCCAAACGGAGTTATCCTTTAGTTCTTTCGAAAAAATATCATCATCCTTTTGGACGATGTAGATTAGATTGGTATCTTGAACCGCAGGCAGCGCTTCAACCGTCGAAGTGCTAAATCCAAAAACCTCAAAATTTTCCGATTTCCAATCGTTTTTCAAGCCAATCCGATTCAACGTTTGTACGGCAAGCGAATTATCAGTAAAAAGACGCAACGTTGCTGCATTTTGGTAGCTGTACGCTTGTGTCAGTACATAATTCAAGCCGCCCTTGCCTGCCGCATCAAGCTTCGCCTTTGCATCTGCATAATGCGCATCCAGATCAGCTAGAACCTTCTTACCTTCTTCTGTTTTGCCAACGGCAGCTGCAATCGTTTTGAACACTTCTTCCATTTGGTCATATTGATTGGTTTCCCCTTCAAGCGGGTACAGGCTAAAAATCAACGTTGGCGCAATGCTTTTCAATTGATCATAGATTGCTTCGTGGCTATCCGTATTCGCAATAATCAAATCTGGCTTCAAAGCGGCAATCGTCTCCAGGTTCGGCTCTTCACGCAAACCAACATCCGTCACGTTTGCATCCAGTGATGCCTCTGATGTCACATACTGCTTATATTGTGCGTTATCGGTATTCCCCACTGGCTGCATGCCAAGCGCAATCACGTCTTCCGTAAACGTCCACTCTAGTACGACAACCTTTTGCGCGGGCTTATCCAGCTTAACCTCGCCTTTAGCATCCTTAAGTACAATAGGACCAGCCGCCGCCGCAGACTCCCCATTTGTATTTGCAGCAGCTGCATTATCAGTTGCCGTTCCTTCTGCTGCTGATTGATTCGTTGTGTTAGATCCACAGCCTGCCGCGACCAGCATAACCAGGATGGCCATAATTAAACCCATTAGCCTTTTGTTCATTTTATAGATCCCCCTATTTTTTCAAAAATCAAAGCTGCTCCAATGTGATAATGCTTATCATTATATTGATAATGATTATCATAATTAGACACAATAGCTATATTAGCTACCATTTCACCGAAAGTCAATGTTTAAATTTCCAATTCCCACTTTATCCGACCCGAATACAAAAAAAAGGACAGGATACGTTCTCCTGTCCCTTGCTACCTTATCTTGTCTTTCTGCCGCAAGCTGTATCTATGCCCCCGTTGCCGTTGCATCAATCCCGCAGCTAAACGCTCAAATCTTTCAGCTTCGCAGCCAGACGCTCATTTCGCCAGGCTGGCGATTGCCCCATAAATAATATGGGATGGACTTGAACCGCACAGCTGTTCTCTGCTTCGTAAATGGACGATATGGCTTGCCATCTGACCACGAAGCAGAGTCTGTCATTACGCCGTCTCCTTCTACAATAACGCAGCTGCCAAGAAGATTTTGTGCGGTATACTCCGTTAAATTTGGTTCCTCCGCCAATGAGAGCGAGGCAATCGGAGCTCCATTGTCCGCTTCCTCCAAGCAATAAACGAGCGGCCCGCGCTGAATAGCCACTTTGCCAGCATCAGCGCGAATGGACGGGTGGGCAGCAATAAACTTCGCCTCCATCGGAAGCAGCCACTCCAATGTATCGCCCTCTGACCAATTTCGCTCTACTTTCGCATAGCCATTTTCAACTCGATAAGGCTGCGCTGCGCCATTTACTTTTAACGTTGGCTGCTCGCTTTGGAACCAATCAGGTATGCGTAAGGCCATTTCAAATGCAGCACTTGCTGTGCCCTCCGGAAGGGAAACCGACCATTCAACATGCCCGCTCCAAGGCAGCTCGGAGCGTTGATGCAGCGTTACGTTGACGCCGCCCAGTTCAAAGGAAGCTTTGCTTCCGATAAACAAATGGGTGTACACCGTTCTGCCATCAGCAGACACGTCGTAAATATAATCGTTTAGCGAAGATAGCAGCCGTGCGACGTTGGGCGGACAGCAGGAGCAGCCGAACCATTTTTGCCGAACTGGCTTTACGTGATGCCGGTCTGGACTTTTGCAGCTTGCTTCTGGCCATACCTCTAGCGGGTTGACATAGAAAAAATGTTTGCCGTCGTTGGACATGCTGCCCAGCACATTGTTGTACAGCGCTCTCTCCATCACATCCGCATATTCGCTCCTTGCTTCAAGCTGCAGCATGCGGCGTGCCCAGAAAATCAAGCCGATAGAGGCACAGGTTTCTGCATAAACCGTATCGTTAGGAAGATCGTAGTCAAACGTGAAGGCTTCTCCGTGATGCGTTGAACCAATGCCCCCCGTAATGTACATTTGTTTGCCTGTCGTATTGGACCAAAGGCGCTCGCAAGCTTCGCGCAGCCCCGCGTCTTCCGTCAAACGGGCGAGGTCAGCCATCGCCGTGTACATGTAGACAGCTCTAACGGAGTGGCCGACAGCGACCGTTTGCTCACGTACGGGAAGATGGCATTGGTATACTTCCAAATTAGGCATGCCTTGTGACCAAATGTTCGTCCTGCCGCCGCGTTTCCATTCCTCTACAAAATAGTTTGGCTCGTTTCCACGCTCATCAATGAAGTAGCGGCTAAGGTTCAAATAACGCTCCTCCCCGGTAACTCCATACAGCTTGACCAAGGCCAATTCAATTTCCTGATGCCCGCAGTAAGCCCGGATCTGGCCCGGTTCGGTTCCAAACAAGCTTGCAATCAGGTCAGCGAAACGGCAAGAGAGGTCGAGCAATTTGCGCTTGCCTGTCGCTTCGTAATAAGCAACTGCTGCTTCAATCAAATGGCCTGCACAATAAAGCTCATGGGCCTCGTAAAGATTCGTCCACTGTTTTCCAGGCTCTTTAATCGTAAAATAGGTATTCAAATAGCCGTTGTTTTGCTGGGCTTGGCCGATCAGATCAATAGCTTCATCAGCCGTTTGCTCCAGCTCAGGATCGGGGTGGCGATGCAGCGAATAGGCAACAGCCTCCAGCCATTTGTACAGATCGCTATCTTGAAAAACCCAGCCGCCAAATTCCCCTTTCGCAAGTCCCGCAGCTATTTTAAAATTTCGAATGGCGTAGCTTGGCTCAGCACCTTCTATCCTATCGTTCAGTGCTTCCCACTGATAAGGGATAACGGTTTGGCGAACAAGCTCGGAATATTGGTTCCAAAAATCGTCTTGGATAAAAATCTGATTTTTTCGCATACATATCCACCTCGAAGCTATAAAATTTGACTCTCTATAGCATCGAGTATATGCTTTTTATAGCTGTCATCATAGAAACGGTTTGACCTTTTTTCTATAAAATATAACACAGAAAAATGAGGGTAATCATTTGAAGAACGAGTTAATGGTTTCGCTTCAGACCCCGACCCTTCCTTATTTTTGGGAAGCTGGCCGCGCAGACTTTCGCGCAGGAGATCGCCATCCGAATCGAAAGCATTTCGGCCTGTTCGATTTGCTGCTTGTAGTTAATGGAACCCTGCACATTGGTGAAGACGGGACAGAATGGCCGCTTGGCGCAGGGGATACGTTATTGCTGCTGCCGGAAGGGGAGCATTATTCGGTCAGGCCATGCGAGGAGGAAACGGTTTTTTACTGGGTTCATTTCGAGCACGAGGTATGGCGTCAAACTGCTGCGATTGCTGAAGCAGAAGCAGCGGCCCCATCATCTCCCTTCGATAATCCAAAATTAATCCATATCCCTAAGCACGCCTCGCTGCCTAACCCCCAGATCGCGTTTGATCTGATGAGGCAGCTTCTGGAGCTGCCGATCGGCGAAGCCTTCTGGGAGAAGCAGCACTTGCTGTTCCAACTGCTCGCTTTGCTGGAAAATGGAAGATCGGGGATGACTAGTACGCCCGCAACGCGTCTGGCTGAGAAAACTGCAGCTTACTTGCAGCGCAACTACCAAGAGGAAATTACCAATGAAACGCTGGCATTAGCGCTGCACTTCCACCCTAACTACATTGTGCGTTGCATGAAAATGAAATATGGGGTCACGCCCATTCATTATTTGCTGCAATTCCGGATGGAGCGGGCCAAGCAGCTTCTCGTCTCGACG from the Paenibacillus sp. BIHB 4019 genome contains:
- a CDS encoding beta-L-arabinofuranosidase domain-containing protein, with protein sequence MRKNQIFIQDDFWNQYSELVRQTVIPYQWEALNDRIEGAEPSYAIRNFKIAAGLAKGEFGGWVFQDSDLYKWLEAVAYSLHRHPDPELEQTADEAIDLIGQAQQNNGYLNTYFTIKEPGKQWTNLYEAHELYCAGHLIEAAVAYYEATGKRKLLDLSCRFADLIASLFGTEPGQIRAYCGHQEIELALVKLYGVTGEERYLNLSRYFIDERGNEPNYFVEEWKRGGRTNIWSQGMPNLEVYQCHLPVREQTVAVGHSVRAVYMYTAMADLARLTEDAGLREACERLWSNTTGKQMYITGGIGSTHHGEAFTFDYDLPNDTVYAETCASIGLIFWARRMLQLEARSEYADVMERALYNNVLGSMSNDGKHFFYVNPLEVWPEASCKSPDRHHVKPVRQKWFGCSCCPPNVARLLSSLNDYIYDVSADGRTVYTHLFIGSKASFELGGVNVTLHQRSELPWSGHVEWSVSLPEGTASAAFEMALRIPDWFQSEQPTLKVNGAAQPYRVENGYAKVERNWSEGDTLEWLLPMEAKFIAAHPSIRADAGKVAIQRGPLVYCLEEADNGAPIASLSLAEEPNLTEYTAQNLLGSCVIVEGDGVMTDSASWSDGKPYRPFTKQRTAVRFKSIPYYLWGNRQPGEMSVWLRS
- a CDS encoding AraC family transcriptional regulator, which codes for MNDKINIDEQLYWFTHSAIKVMDVRHIKMKLGEALSAYRLPAHAFLFALRGSAAVALDNREYAFKKFQLLHGGKGFYLDIRSTEELFEYYLILYKAVQPLLNMPEKQRLLEKNPFRMQYGVTPAFPIALYEKLKQLDEEFHKGGKLAELHVKTLFYDFIYEWMQQLSEQEVSVIKADLVAQAVRFIHEHYAEAITLERLAKVLECTPRHLTRLFKNQIQHSPIDYLIQLRIEKAKELLTSTEGTLQEIAAGVGYPDVYFFSRIFKKHTGISPIHYKTEASAPRKRPYNPLLMSRYPIVSRRRSGHTVIGDNHYQNSSEGALKMNRGSKQSIAIMMLLAMTLLVSACASPANSPATNGTAPAASSNAAEQTASERTLKDGLGNEVKVPANPKRVIASYLEDHLVALGVIPVAQWSVSDGKVQNYLQKELANIPAIPSELPYEVVMSYQPDLIIIDNAEMVMGDKYAQYAKIAPTYTVGSDVNNDWRQELLTVGEVLNKSEEAKQVLADYEAKAADAKEKLQQAIGDKSAAVLWVTAKNVYVVNQNLSSGDLLYRDLGLTVPNVVAEISSTAKANWSAISKEKLAELDADYLFIVNSREATKEEILSDPIWQGIPAVKNNNVYAYDNNASWLYTGTIANSQMIDDVLESIVK
- a CDS encoding ATP-binding cassette domain-containing protein; amino-acid sequence: MIEITDLTKRYGKHIVFKDLNITFPKNKFTLITGPNGSGKTTLLKCLLGLERYTGIIKFSNRCIYDILDDVQVVYDNCPLYANLSGYQNINLLGNNILDQVEELLPNIRIPLANQ
- a CDS encoding iron ABC transporter permease, coding for MNENLNNEAAIRMTWRVIGIFGGGIAALFVLSILSLCFGEAKIPAATVLEGLLGRQDIMEHNLLWDIRMPRTVIGILAGAALAAAGALLQTITKNPLAASDTLGINAGAYFMVVLGVVAFPALQQQFPFLLAAAGGLLAALIAYFLSGGRKATPIRLALSGMIVSMVLGAFTTAIQIFKQTETQNLFLWGSGSLIQLNWSGVEYAWPFVIALLGIALLAGRQFDALELDESTARSLGQRVGLTRAMGLGLSVLLAAIVVSVVGPIGFVGLVAPHLVRLSGIRKHRLLIPASALWGALLITAADLLARMVRSNLGEMPVGAVMAIIGAPWLIWLVLAKMKNISGAGSGQSSMNIGGVALRMRFAPTAIFMAALLIVIILVSLSLGGTRIPIADLLGSLAGGGDSSYSVLLNLRLPRTLVAAGGGIALAISGVLIQSAVRNPLADASIIGVTSGAGFGALIVLVALPNLTIFALPFAAIAGGIVAAAFVFFLAWRKSLNPSVLILLGIAVSAIGAAGIQAMIVKASLWNSTALIWLTGTTYGRGWNQFYSIMLFLLILLPVAYYLGRKFDLLAFGDESSVGLGLPVRGTRLWAMIIGVLLAAGAVASVGTIGFLGLMAPHVVRMMIGHHTRRSIILSGLLGGLLLVIADTLGRTIMAPKEIPSGLIIMLIGSPYFLFLMYRSVIRKF
- a CDS encoding iron-siderophore ABC transporter substrate-binding protein, which codes for MNKRLMGLIMAILVMLVAAGCGSNTTNQSAAEGTATDNAAAANTNGESAAAAGPIVLKDAKGEVKLDKPAQKVVVLEWTFTEDVIALGMQPVGNTDNAQYKQYVTSEASLDANVTDVGLREEPNLETIAALKPDLIIANTDSHEAIYDQLKSIAPTLIFSLYPLEGETNQYDQMEEVFKTIAAAVGKTEEGKKVLADLDAHYADAKAKLDAAGKGGLNYVLTQAYSYQNAATLRLFTDNSLAVQTLNRIGLKNDWKSENFEVFGFSTSTVEALPAVQDTNLIYIVQKDDDIFSKELKDNSVWNGLAFVKEKRFFGLDSATWVFGGPISSKVIVDEVVNTLTK
- a CDS encoding AraC family transcriptional regulator; the protein is MKNELMVSLQTPTLPYFWEAGRADFRAGDRHPNRKHFGLFDLLLVVNGTLHIGEDGTEWPLGAGDTLLLLPEGEHYSVRPCEEETVFYWVHFEHEVWRQTAAIAEAEAAAPSSPFDNPKLIHIPKHASLPNPQIAFDLMRQLLELPIGEAFWEKQHLLFQLLALLENGRSGMTSTPATRLAEKTAAYLQRNYQEEITNETLALALHFHPNYIVRCMKMKYGVTPIHYLLQFRMERAKQLLVSTEWSIDRIAEEVGFRYSPYFSTCFKRSVGMTPLHFRKKYLN